From Denitrovibrio acetiphilus DSM 12809, the proteins below share one genomic window:
- a CDS encoding helix-turn-helix domain-containing protein produces MPIIIKLDVLLAERKMKSVELAGLIGITEQNLSILKTGKAKAIRVSTIEAICRHLHCQPGDILVYEE; encoded by the coding sequence ATGCCTATTATTATTAAATTAGACGTTTTACTTGCAGAACGAAAAATGAAATCTGTTGAGCTCGCCGGGCTGATAGGGATAACTGAGCAAAATCTATCTATCCTTAAAACCGGAAAGGCTAAAGCTATAAGAGTGTCCACTATTGAGGCTATATGCAGGCATCTTCACTGCCAGCCAGGAGATATCCTTGTTTATGAGGAATAG
- a CDS encoding DUF4405 domain-containing protein gives MSRSILRKAVSMTALFSFIYLTFSGVVMYITPPGRIAYWADWSIFGMDKTMYNQTHTTMSMLFIAVMVLHIWLNWKPLFSYMKNRAGKVVVFTRETVFGLLLSVVFIVGTLTLTPPFGTVVNSLDSVKEGYEESLGNPPYPHAELTTLSAFIKRMKFDENQAVEVLQNAKIRFTMEQNLKTVAEYNNTDPAHIYEILKPTRKEGAEDEPIQMYDGVQNGVDMSKYESMTGSGMGKKNVADVAESLGLTLEEAIERLNHYDIKAEGADTLKDVGASAGVMPMDIYIIIDSGVKPE, from the coding sequence ATGAGCAGGAGTATTTTGCGTAAAGCTGTTTCTATGACGGCACTGTTTTCTTTTATTTATCTGACGTTCAGCGGGGTAGTGATGTACATTACGCCACCGGGGCGTATAGCATACTGGGCTGACTGGAGCATTTTTGGTATGGATAAAACCATGTATAATCAGACACATACAACCATGTCTATGCTGTTTATTGCTGTTATGGTTCTGCACATATGGCTGAACTGGAAACCCTTATTCAGCTATATGAAAAACCGTGCAGGCAAAGTGGTAGTGTTTACGAGAGAAACTGTTTTCGGCTTATTGCTTTCAGTGGTTTTTATCGTCGGTACTCTGACCTTGACCCCGCCTTTCGGTACTGTTGTTAATTCCCTTGATAGTGTGAAAGAAGGTTATGAAGAATCCTTAGGCAATCCTCCGTATCCTCATGCAGAACTCACAACTCTGTCTGCCTTTATAAAACGAATGAAATTTGATGAGAACCAGGCTGTTGAGGTATTGCAGAATGCAAAAATAAGGTTTACCATGGAACAGAATTTGAAAACAGTGGCAGAGTATAATAATACTGATCCTGCTCATATCTATGAAATTCTGAAACCAACCAGAAAAGAAGGGGCGGAAGATGAGCCTATTCAGATGTATGACGGTGTTCAGAATGGCGTGGATATGTCAAAGTATGAATCTATGACAGGATCCGGTATGGGGAAAAAGAATGTTGCTGATGTCGCTGAAAGCCTTGGTTTAACACTTGAGGAGGCCATTGAGAGGCTGAACCATTATGATATTAAGGCGGAAGGGGCAGACACTCTGAAAGATGTAGGTGCATCCGCAGGGGTAATGCCTATGGATATTTATATAATCATCGACTCAGGTGTGAAACCGGAGTAG
- a CDS encoding efflux RND transporter permease subunit codes for MSEAGSSRFRVILLTTATTVCGLIPMMLSTSEQTQYPTAVSLAFGELFATVIILFLISVLMGIVYDIKYIFGQLCKFTAQ; via the coding sequence TTGTCCGAAGCAGGTTCAAGCAGATTCAGAGTTATCCTTCTGACAACTGCAACCACTGTGTGCGGACTTATCCCTATGATGCTTTCAACATCCGAGCAGACACAATACCCTACGGCTGTGTCGCTAGCTTTTGGTGAGCTTTTCGCCACTGTAATAATCCTTTTCCTGATATCTGTGCTGATGGGAATTGTTTATGATATTAAGTACATCTTCGGTCAGTTATGCAAATTTACTGCACAATAA
- a CDS encoding class I SAM-dependent methyltransferase, translated as MEHVAIKQKEFWNGKAQVFPRYEPCENNYEARMLNIAKKHGVDFTGQKILDVGCGTGMYTIRLAQEAASVLGTDISEEMLDILNTDAKRENITNLRTVLTDWKDFETDERFDLIFCSMTPAVHDNYTREKLFKYTDRWLIFMGFAGVMQSDVMAEVYRHHGVTQRKFNNGKDMEDWLVENKREFTAYPVEGEWVQNRHAEGMAVCCRNMLSSYDVEMDESFILSHIENFKNSDGSYTERIKYKIEMIICEI; from the coding sequence ATGGAGCATGTAGCAATAAAACAGAAAGAATTCTGGAACGGCAAAGCACAGGTCTTCCCGAGGTATGAACCATGTGAAAATAACTATGAAGCGCGGATGCTCAACATAGCGAAGAAACACGGGGTGGATTTTACCGGACAGAAAATACTGGATGTCGGATGCGGAACCGGGATGTATACGATACGTCTTGCTCAGGAGGCTGCCTCTGTTCTGGGAACAGATATTTCGGAAGAGATGCTGGATATCCTGAACACTGATGCAAAGAGAGAGAATATAACAAATTTACGCACAGTTCTGACAGATTGGAAGGATTTTGAGACAGATGAAAGGTTTGACCTTATATTTTGTTCAATGACTCCGGCTGTTCATGATAATTATACCCGTGAAAAGCTTTTTAAATATACGGATAGATGGCTGATATTTATGGGGTTTGCTGGGGTGATGCAGTCTGATGTAATGGCAGAGGTCTACAGACACCACGGTGTGACTCAGAGAAAGTTCAATAACGGTAAGGATATGGAAGACTGGCTTGTAGAAAACAAACGGGAATTCACCGCCTACCCCGTGGAGGGTGAGTGGGTTCAGAACAGACATGCGGAAGGGATGGCGGTTTGTTGCAGAAATATGCTTAGCAGTTATGACGTTGAGATGGACGAAAGCTTTATTCTCAGCCATATAGAAAACTTCAAAAACAGCGACGGCTCATATACCGAGAGAATAAAATATAAAATAGAGATGATCATATGCGAAATCTGA
- a CDS encoding DUF2975 domain-containing protein, with amino-acid sequence MGNIAKIKKVSEVFYKILTAILFLIPIFYIIFWWRINDLPTSFINVNMTPENIIQNKLSPSLQLIGFGVSLLPMGVLMYGFYYIRRLFGLYREGMVFTSDHSLFFKRLAKAFILWIFSSIVYESATSVIFSIGNPPGSRVLTVGVSSSEMLTLLIACVIWVISWVVDEGRILAEENKFTV; translated from the coding sequence ATGGGAAATATCGCAAAGATAAAAAAAGTGAGTGAAGTATTTTATAAAATACTTACTGCGATACTTTTTTTGATACCAATTTTCTATATTATTTTTTGGTGGCGGATAAATGACCTGCCAACAAGCTTTATAAATGTTAATATGACACCGGAAAATATCATACAGAACAAACTTTCTCCGTCATTGCAGCTAATCGGCTTTGGTGTCAGTTTGCTGCCTATGGGGGTTCTTATGTATGGTTTTTATTATATAAGGCGTTTGTTTGGCTTATACAGAGAAGGGATGGTTTTTACATCAGATCATTCATTGTTTTTCAAAAGACTGGCAAAAGCTTTTATATTATGGATATTTTCATCTATTGTATATGAATCTGCCACAAGTGTGATCTTTTCTATAGGTAATCCTCCGGGGAGCAGGGTGTTAACAGTCGGAGTGAGCAGCAGTGAGATGCTCACTCTCCTTATAGCATGTGTGATCTGGGTTATCTCATGGGTTGTGGATGAGGGGCGGATTCTGGCAGAAGAAAATAAATTCACAGTTTAA
- a CDS encoding energy transducer TonB family protein gives MFRSLAESAIIHLLMFATLLWFLPLMGNKEVPAKNEIITLSTFIVQKPKPAKKEQTTVKTIEKSKTLPDKAPAYVKKKPKPLPLQKKAKTVKPQPIPTPVPKPKVPARREMQPTVSAPATAPMPTSRNEDVITPMHKNVPVKTSPSQQEYEEQARKAYIMQNQKQIFLSIKKVLQYPLYARRKGWTGRVIVSFLIEREGSVRNVNVQQSSGYDLLDEKAVKAVRDAAPFPSGDQPIRLVLPVSFNLN, from the coding sequence ATGTTCAGGTCTCTGGCTGAATCAGCAATTATACATCTACTTATGTTTGCAACTCTGCTCTGGTTTTTACCTCTTATGGGTAACAAGGAAGTGCCTGCGAAAAATGAAATTATAACGCTTTCAACTTTCATAGTTCAAAAGCCAAAGCCTGCAAAGAAAGAGCAAACGACTGTTAAAACAATTGAAAAATCAAAAACGCTGCCGGACAAGGCTCCTGCTTATGTAAAGAAGAAACCAAAGCCTCTCCCCTTACAAAAAAAGGCGAAAACTGTAAAACCTCAGCCAATACCAACGCCCGTACCAAAGCCGAAAGTTCCAGCCAGAAGAGAAATGCAGCCAACAGTTTCAGCCCCAGCAACCGCACCTATGCCGACGAGCCGGAATGAAGATGTGATTACACCTATGCATAAAAATGTTCCTGTCAAAACAAGCCCCTCGCAACAGGAGTATGAAGAGCAGGCGAGGAAAGCGTACATCATGCAGAATCAGAAGCAGATATTTTTATCAATAAAAAAGGTTCTTCAATACCCTCTTTATGCCCGCAGAAAGGGGTGGACAGGCAGGGTCATCGTCTCTTTCCTTATAGAACGGGAGGGGAGTGTCCGCAACGTGAATGTTCAGCAGTCAAGCGGCTATGACCTGCTCGATGAAAAAGCAGTTAAAGCTGTACGGGATGCCGCTCCATTCCCATCAGGTGACCAGCCGATCAGACTGGTTCTGCCCGTGTCGTTTAATCTTAACTAG
- a CDS encoding ExbD/TolR family protein — MREKPFDSINVVPFIDIMLVLLTIVLATATFMTTGMIKVDLPKVSSAAAHTEPVLITLTDSGKYYIKDKPVTLEDLSDLLVTLDKNTLVSVAADKNATIQPFASLMSLLNKNNFQRVSLSTEIHE, encoded by the coding sequence ATGAGGGAGAAACCGTTTGACTCTATAAATGTCGTTCCGTTTATAGACATTATGCTTGTTTTACTTACGATTGTGCTTGCAACAGCGACTTTTATGACAACAGGTATGATCAAAGTTGACCTGCCGAAAGTCAGTTCCGCCGCCGCACATACAGAGCCGGTTCTGATCACTCTTACAGATAGCGGAAAGTATTATATCAAAGACAAGCCTGTTACGCTTGAGGACCTGTCTGACCTGCTGGTCACTCTTGACAAAAATACCCTTGTTAGCGTTGCCGCTGACAAAAATGCGACAATACAGCCATTTGCGTCTCTTATGTCTCTGCTGAACAAGAACAACTTTCAACGTGTCAGCCTTTCCACAGAGATACACGAGTAA
- the rbr gene encoding rubrerythrin, whose product MAKSLKGTATLENLMKSFAGESQARNRYDYYAGVAGKEGFKQIQNIFLETSINERMHAKRFFQYACDGVDEMPLMVNINADYPVAFSSTLDNLKYAADGEHEEWEILYPNFAKIAAEEGFPHIEALFNKIAAIEAHHEARYLKLAQNMKDGLIFKKNEVVQWKCLVCGHVHSGIEAPTVCPVCAHKQEHFELFIETY is encoded by the coding sequence ATGGCTAAAAGTCTTAAAGGAACTGCAACATTAGAAAACCTTATGAAATCATTCGCTGGTGAATCTCAGGCGCGTAACAGATACGATTATTATGCAGGAGTTGCTGGCAAAGAAGGATTCAAACAGATACAGAACATTTTCCTGGAAACATCTATCAACGAAAGAATGCATGCAAAACGTTTTTTTCAGTATGCCTGCGACGGGGTTGATGAGATGCCTCTTATGGTAAACATCAACGCCGACTATCCGGTTGCCTTTTCAAGCACTCTGGACAACCTTAAATATGCTGCTGACGGCGAACATGAAGAGTGGGAAATTCTTTATCCCAACTTTGCTAAGATAGCTGCTGAGGAAGGTTTCCCACATATAGAAGCTCTTTTTAACAAAATTGCTGCGATAGAAGCTCACCACGAAGCTAGATATCTTAAACTTGCTCAGAATATGAAAGATGGGCTGATCTTCAAAAAGAATGAAGTTGTTCAATGGAAATGTCTCGTCTGCGGACATGTTCATTCCGGTATAGAAGCTCCGACAGTCTGCCCTGTCTGCGCACACAAACAAGAGCACTTCGAGCTTTTCATCGAAACATACTAA
- a CDS encoding HD domain-containing phosphohydrolase, which yields MSDVKTGINLRSIVNAISSTVDLVNDNVTRHHQRVAYISHMIGQEMHIGDVRGYDLIVAAAMHDIGTLSDQEVTCFLHNVIDENVEEHAEIGYLLLKDFKPLSKVANIIKYHHHQWNGGRGHVAHNEIVPFEGHIVHLADTIETLIDKEKHVLTQKHNLIEIVRSQSGSMFAPDAVDAFLRAFENDYSWLALDDINFRTLIDKEFGEERQELSLDELSQFSKIISYIIDFRSPYTASHSSGVAAVAYALGRLEGFGDEDCKLLKIAGYFHDLGKIAIQPEILEKEGKLSEAEYAVMRSHSYHTFRILSEIKGFEKVTEWASFHHERLDGSGYPFGLTGKSISKGAKILAVADVFSALIEERPYRTGMSVTEAQTVMEELAHANKLDKSLVDTLISNITDIYKIRKISQAKALEEYVKINKSDSKRTNGIVLSGEKSI from the coding sequence ATGTCCGATGTTAAGACCGGAATTAATCTACGAAGTATCGTAAACGCAATTTCCAGCACAGTGGATCTTGTAAACGATAATGTTACCAGACATCATCAGAGGGTTGCCTACATCTCTCATATGATAGGGCAGGAGATGCATATAGGGGATGTCAGAGGTTATGATCTTATCGTTGCCGCAGCTATGCATGACATAGGTACTTTATCCGATCAGGAGGTTACCTGTTTTCTGCATAATGTTATAGACGAAAATGTTGAAGAACATGCTGAGATAGGTTATCTGCTGTTAAAGGATTTTAAACCCCTGTCAAAAGTCGCAAATATCATTAAATATCATCATCACCAGTGGAACGGCGGCAGAGGGCACGTTGCGCATAATGAAATAGTTCCTTTTGAGGGACATATAGTCCATCTTGCTGATACCATCGAGACCCTGATTGATAAAGAGAAACACGTATTAACTCAGAAACACAACCTTATTGAAATAGTCAGATCCCAATCAGGGAGTATGTTTGCTCCTGACGCGGTTGACGCTTTTCTTCGTGCTTTTGAGAATGATTATTCATGGCTTGCTTTAGATGATATAAATTTCAGAACACTTATAGATAAAGAGTTTGGGGAAGAGCGGCAGGAACTGTCTCTTGACGAACTATCACAGTTCTCGAAAATTATCTCCTATATCATAGATTTCAGAAGTCCTTATACTGCTTCGCACTCTTCCGGAGTTGCTGCGGTTGCTTATGCCCTCGGCAGGCTGGAAGGTTTCGGTGACGAAGACTGTAAGCTGTTGAAAATAGCAGGATATTTTCATGATCTGGGTAAGATTGCAATACAGCCGGAAATCCTCGAAAAAGAGGGTAAGCTTAGTGAAGCTGAATACGCTGTAATGAGATCCCACAGTTACCACACTTTCAGGATTCTTTCCGAGATCAAAGGCTTTGAAAAAGTCACTGAGTGGGCATCTTTTCATCATGAAAGGCTGGATGGTTCCGGATATCCTTTTGGACTGACAGGGAAATCTATTTCAAAAGGTGCGAAGATTCTTGCTGTTGCAGATGTCTTCTCAGCTCTTATAGAAGAACGTCCTTACCGTACAGGGATGTCTGTTACGGAAGCACAAACGGTTATGGAAGAGCTTGCCCATGCAAATAAATTAGACAAATCACTGGTTGATACACTCATCAGCAACATCACGGACATATATAAAATAAGAAAAATTTCTCAGGCAAAAGCTCTGGAGGAGTATGTCAAAATTAATAAAAGCGACAGCAAAAGAACAAATGGTATTGTGCTTTCAGGAGAAAAAAGCATATAA
- a CDS encoding TonB-dependent receptor, whose product MKKISLMIFVLLSAGFAYCVDDLMLDTIYLDEINVNERAYTDDTGKKLDTSEVKVIEKNRSNNIADFLVKEPEISLKRKAAFGDSGDILSIRGQGSKRILMNLDGRAINSTGTVGGNYIDFGTIPLDNIDKIEIIKGGSSVEYGNNALGGVINAYTARPDKNARFSAYGTAGGWGSQKDYHNIRGSYSKQLGELGISVGVSHQAADEYLRNNDYSSFHLAPKFFIGTPGGGELIFGYNYSETRRGLIRSNRNDGDPTSDSNPDVAGYNSKIDGDFPLSSGEYFAGGSPTPSMTVIGDNAHWKKTKHMLDVQFTQPISDNAYAEISAYKNIEDRHEKNYADVEARLQAQNSPMDTFDPALTDDGDLVLDRKVVVDRSYGGKAKAEIETARHKLLFGVETKHLKSGGIFVKHIDENYNIGGPNGWTGKMASSNDGSYAVNNSAFISEKYKLNDVVSFNLGVRYDNFSANQVTKDYDDDVFTPKLGVSLNLTDDDQIAFYAYRNFRTPTIPELYWNSNSISGEIEYLEGRSFKGETANALDVVLKHTFPGAGYVRLSGFYYDVEDYIMHKPVPVSYSTSKTRFAAYNADAKFMGVTADTSYDIVKDLSVRAGVTYQKTKKENDPADPDGILEKVDYIPDYKIVLGTTWQAVKNVTVDFGVNYIGKRYYARSSTDVENLGSYTTLDGSVKVKISDSVTWELYAENITDTDYEESWGYPSMGFNMGTSLRWSM is encoded by the coding sequence GTGAAGAAAATTAGTTTAATGATATTTGTTTTACTGTCGGCAGGTTTTGCCTACTGTGTCGATGATCTTATGCTGGATACAATCTACCTGGACGAGATAAACGTTAACGAAAGGGCATATACCGATGACACAGGTAAAAAGCTGGATACGTCGGAAGTGAAAGTTATAGAAAAAAACAGAAGCAACAACATTGCTGACTTCCTCGTAAAAGAACCCGAAATTTCACTTAAAAGAAAGGCGGCGTTCGGTGACAGCGGCGACATTTTGTCTATAAGAGGGCAGGGGAGCAAGCGTATCCTCATGAACCTCGACGGCAGAGCCATCAACTCAACTGGAACAGTGGGCGGTAATTACATAGATTTCGGAACAATACCGCTCGACAATATAGACAAGATAGAAATTATCAAAGGGGGCAGTTCTGTTGAATATGGTAATAATGCTCTCGGTGGTGTTATTAACGCATATACTGCCCGTCCGGACAAAAATGCACGCTTCAGCGCATACGGCACAGCCGGCGGCTGGGGATCGCAAAAGGATTATCATAACATCCGCGGCAGCTACTCAAAACAGCTAGGAGAGCTTGGCATCAGTGTTGGAGTCAGTCATCAGGCCGCTGACGAATATCTCAGAAACAACGACTATTCATCATTCCATCTTGCACCGAAATTTTTCATAGGTACTCCCGGAGGCGGTGAGTTGATTTTCGGTTATAATTACAGCGAAACCAGAAGGGGGCTGATACGGTCTAATCGTAATGACGGTGACCCTACCAGCGACTCAAATCCGGATGTTGCGGGGTATAACAGCAAAATAGACGGTGATTTCCCACTTTCAAGCGGTGAATACTTTGCAGGCGGAAGTCCGACGCCCTCTATGACTGTTATCGGCGACAACGCACACTGGAAAAAAACAAAACATATGCTGGATGTCCAATTCACTCAACCGATCAGCGATAACGCTTACGCAGAAATTTCAGCTTATAAAAATATTGAAGACAGACATGAGAAAAACTACGCTGATGTCGAGGCGAGACTTCAGGCACAGAATAGTCCTATGGACACATTTGACCCCGCCCTTACGGATGACGGTGACCTTGTGCTGGACAGGAAGGTTGTTGTTGACAGAAGCTACGGCGGTAAAGCCAAAGCAGAGATCGAAACCGCCAGACATAAACTTCTGTTCGGAGTGGAAACAAAGCACCTTAAATCCGGCGGTATCTTTGTGAAGCATATAGACGAAAACTACAACATAGGCGGTCCTAATGGATGGACAGGTAAAATGGCGTCTTCTAACGACGGCTCTTATGCTGTCAATAACAGTGCTTTCATATCAGAGAAATACAAACTTAATGACGTAGTGAGTTTTAATCTGGGAGTACGCTATGACAACTTTTCCGCCAATCAGGTGACAAAAGACTATGACGATGATGTTTTTACTCCCAAGCTGGGTGTTTCGTTAAATTTAACGGATGATGATCAGATAGCTTTCTATGCATACCGTAACTTCAGGACACCTACGATACCTGAGCTATACTGGAACTCTAATTCCATTTCCGGTGAGATTGAATATCTGGAGGGGAGGAGTTTTAAAGGTGAAACAGCTAACGCTCTAGACGTTGTACTGAAGCACACTTTCCCCGGAGCCGGATATGTGCGTCTTTCCGGTTTTTACTATGATGTTGAAGATTACATTATGCATAAGCCTGTGCCGGTCAGCTACTCAACATCCAAGACACGCTTCGCCGCTTATAATGCCGATGCTAAATTTATGGGAGTTACTGCTGATACCAGCTATGACATTGTAAAAGACCTCAGCGTCCGGGCGGGTGTTACGTATCAAAAGACTAAAAAAGAGAACGATCCGGCTGATCCTGACGGGATACTGGAGAAAGTTGACTATATACCGGACTATAAAATTGTGTTAGGCACAACATGGCAAGCGGTTAAAAATGTTACTGTTGATTTTGGTGTGAACTACATAGGTAAAAGGTACTATGCGCGGAGCTCAACGGATGTCGAAAATTTAGGAAGCTATACAACTCTCGATGGGAGTGTAAAGGTTAAGATAAGTGACAGCGTCACATGGGAACTTTACGCTGAAAATATAACCGATACAGACTATGAAGAGAGCTGGGGGTATCCGTCAATGGGATTTAATATGGGGACTAGTTTAAGATGGAGCATGTAG
- the exbB gene encoding TonB-system energizer ExbB: MPSMKYIIDYGIIGVLVLMSILAVAVYIERLRTFRKIVPADYKTVQAYEAVLTKRMYIVATVGSNAPYVGLLGTVLGIMHTFYAIGAKGTTDVNMIMTGLALSLKATAAGLVTAIPAIILYNILNRRANELILLKEAENEGETV; this comes from the coding sequence ATGCCGTCGATGAAATACATTATCGATTACGGAATCATAGGTGTACTTGTTCTCATGAGCATTCTCGCTGTGGCAGTTTACATTGAGCGTCTGAGAACTTTCAGAAAGATCGTACCCGCTGATTATAAAACTGTTCAGGCTTATGAAGCTGTCCTCACAAAAAGGATGTACATCGTTGCAACTGTTGGCAGCAACGCACCTTATGTCGGTCTGCTCGGCACAGTATTGGGTATTATGCATACTTTTTATGCAATAGGCGCAAAAGGCACAACAGATGTGAACATGATTATGACCGGTCTGGCGCTTTCACTGAAGGCCACAGCAGCAGGGCTTGTAACCGCTATCCCTGCAATTATTCTGTACAACATTCTCAACAGAAGAGCGAATGAATTAATACTGTTGAAAGAGGCTGAAAATGAGGGAGAAACCGTTTGA
- a CDS encoding HAD hydrolase-like protein, with protein MKNILFDLDGTLTDPHEGIIKSIKYALDKLNAPIPSHNKLKKYIGPPLWESFKEMLNTDSDAEANKGVMLYRERFSTKGLFENQPYDGIDTALSYLNNKGYALYICTSKPQVFAKQIAEYFGFDHYFKGIYGSNLDGSLVDKSHLISHILQKENLLSVNSSMIGDRRYDIQGACNNKVTPYGVSYGFGSPDELKDAVRIFNTPVEITEHF; from the coding sequence ATGAAAAACATATTATTCGACCTTGACGGAACACTCACAGATCCTCATGAAGGGATTATCAAATCAATAAAGTACGCTCTGGACAAATTAAATGCGCCAATACCGTCTCACAATAAGCTTAAAAAATACATCGGTCCACCTCTTTGGGAAAGTTTTAAAGAGATGCTTAATACCGACAGCGACGCAGAAGCCAACAAAGGCGTTATGCTCTATCGTGAGAGATTTTCCACAAAAGGGCTCTTTGAAAATCAGCCCTATGATGGTATCGACACTGCTCTCAGCTACCTTAATAACAAGGGATATGCTCTTTACATATGCACTTCCAAACCACAGGTATTTGCAAAACAGATTGCCGAATATTTCGGGTTCGATCATTACTTCAAAGGGATATACGGGAGCAATCTCGACGGAAGCCTTGTGGACAAATCACACCTTATAAGCCACATCCTCCAAAAAGAAAATCTGTTGTCTGTTAACTCTTCTATGATAGGTGACAGACGCTATGACATACAGGGTGCCTGCAATAACAAAGTCACTCCTTACGGTGTTTCATACGGTTTTGGAAGCCCTGATGAGCTTAAAGACGCAGTTCGGATATTCAATACTCCCGTCGAGATTACTGAACATTTCTAA